A section of the Oreochromis aureus strain Israel breed Guangdong linkage group 22, ZZ_aureus, whole genome shotgun sequence genome encodes:
- the LOC120435513 gene encoding uncharacterized protein LOC120435513: MTQALLCPRPTPTSLFPQKNWYHIVASLLCQHTKWTLRQSRTRIISVQRKWRNRIASAQSTKNHIHSKSVSFLETNPLKKDNGVCGSVQHIAKNCKAVVKCIECDSLKHLSAMHPGPTPTPKSTTPGNNDNEEQTESSPSVESKCTEVCGQSDSPRSCSKISLVKVYPAGQKERAIKMYAVIDDQSNRSLVKSEFFSLFNINARPTPYTLKTCSGREQTSGRRAVNFFLGSLDGEVNIQLPPLIECDSFPDNRSEIPSPEIAQHHSHLLPVADNIPPVDHHAPILLLLGRDVIRVHKVREQINGPNDAPYAQRLDLGWVIVGEVCVGKAHSQSEVNVYKTHTLDNGRASYFEPCPNTIHIKENYGVTMNATCVTDDLGHSVFVRSEGDNKQAMSIDDKAFLTIMDNEVYQNQENSWVAPLPFRSQRRRLPDNREQALKRLCSLRKTLEKKPEMKDHYIQSMQKALDNNPADQATRFIPAADLPAEQYLVLRSTLSVL, encoded by the coding sequence ATGACCCAAGCTTTGCTATGTCCAAGGCCAACACCCACGTCCCTTTTCCCACAGAAAAACTGGTATCATATAGTCGCAAGCCTACTGTGTCAGCACACAAAATGGACATTACGGCAGAGCCGGACCAGAATAATCTCAGTCCAAAGAAAATGGAGGAACCGGATCGCCAGTGCCCAATCCACAAAAAACCACATCCACTCAAAAAGTGTAAGCTTTTTAGAGACAAACCCATTGAAGAAAGACAATGGGGTCTGTGGGTCTGTCCAACACATTGcaaaaaactgtaaagcagTGGTTAAGTGTATCGAGTGTGACAGCCTTAAACACTTATCTGCAATGCATCCTGGTCCTACCCCTACCCCTAAGAGTACTACACCAGGAAACAATGACAATGAAGAGCAAACTGAGAGCTCACCTTCAGTCGAGTCGAAGTGCACAGAGGTATGTGGCCAAAGTGATAGCCCACGTTCATGTTCTAAGATCAGTTTAGTCAAAGTGTATCCCGCAGGCCAAAAAGAGAGAGCTATAAAAATGTATGCAGTAATAGATGATCAGTCCAACAGGTCACTGGTTAAGTCAgagtttttcagccttttcaatATTAATGCCAGACCCACTCCATACACCTTAAAGACTTGCTCTGGCAGAGAACAAACCTCAGGTAGGAGAgctgtaaacttcttcctcggGTCCTTGGATGGAGAAGTCAACATCCAGCTACCCCCTTTAATTGAATGCGACTCTTTTCCAGACAATAGATCTGAAATACCCTCTCCAGAGATTGCCCAGCATCACTCACATCTTCTTCCAGTCGCAGATAACATCCCACCTGTTGACCACCATGCCCCAATCCTTTTACTCCTAGGAAGGGACGTCATCAGGGTCCATAAGGTACGTGAGCAAATCAACGGACCCAACGATGCACCATACGCCCAAAGGCTAGACCTGGGTTGGGTTATTGTGGGGGAGGTGTGTGTAGGAAAAGCGCACAGTCAGTCAGAGGTCAATGTCTACAAAACACACACCTTAGATAATGGACGTGCATCTTATTTTGAGCCTTGCCCAAACACCATTCACATTAAAGAGAATTATGGGGTCACTATGAATGCTACCTGCGTCACAGACGATTTGGGACACTCTGTGTTCGTTAGATCTGAGGGTGATAACAAACAAGCCATGTCTATCGACGACAAAGCATTCCTGACAATAATGGACAATGAAGTTTATCAAAACCAAGAGAACAGCTGGGTTGCACCTTTACCCTTTCGCTCACAGAGAAGGAGGCTCCCTGACAACAGAGAACAAGCCCTAAAACGCCTCTGCTCTCTCCGAAAGACTTTGGAAAAGAAACCAGAAATGAAAGATCACTACATCCAATCCATGCAGAAAGCGTTGGATAACAATCCAGCTGACCAAGCCACTCGGTTCATTCCAGCAgcagacctgcctgcagaacaGTACCTGGTTCTCAGGTCCACCCTTTCTgtactctga